In Desulfocurvibacter africanus subsp. africanus DSM 2603, one DNA window encodes the following:
- a CDS encoding response regulator encodes MPALIPCMVVEDDPIQNFVLREQLKFMGYASQGAENAFQALDMLERRDFAVALMDVRMPGMNGWQATETIRASPRPWRDIPIICVTAFAFLSDIKRAFASGMDAYISKPYAYETLRKLIQMVLRESAEGRMSNCGELACIEHLTPSCCYRRRRRHGAAVCF; translated from the coding sequence ATGCCTGCTCTGATTCCTTGCATGGTGGTCGAGGATGACCCCATACAGAACTTTGTCCTGCGGGAGCAGCTCAAGTTTATGGGTTATGCATCCCAAGGGGCGGAGAATGCGTTTCAGGCCTTGGACATGTTGGAACGGCGAGACTTCGCGGTTGCGCTCATGGATGTGCGCATGCCCGGAATGAACGGCTGGCAAGCCACGGAGACCATCCGCGCAAGCCCACGGCCATGGCGGGATATCCCAATCATTTGCGTCACGGCCTTTGCCTTTTTAAGCGACATCAAGCGCGCCTTTGCTTCAGGCATGGACGCCTATATCTCAAAGCCCTACGCTTACGAAACCTTGCGCAAGCTCATCCAGATGGTGCTGCGCGAGTCTGCCGAAGGCCGCATGTCGAACTGTGGCGAGCTGGCCTGCATCGAACATCTCACTCCCTCATGTTGCTATCGGCGTCGGCGCAGGCATGGCGCGGCTGTCTGCTTCTGA